A window of the candidate division KSB1 bacterium genome harbors these coding sequences:
- a CDS encoding S8 family serine peptidase, with the protein MRSTARQLGLAGVVLVWLGAPARNAVADGGQLKEQGQPLLAGRLLEAVQLSSRASLEEVERWAHRHGLELQNGRFVVVAEFDRSALDVKPMLMGYGAEVIKSRGQHARIAVPLDQLGRLAAEAGWVRSLREPLRPLELVTSEGVSLTNADGYHANGWTGAGIRVAVIDAGFGSLAEAIAHGELPTDVHVDDFTGTDIGGTTHGTMVAEVVHDMAPESELYLMKIGDDLDLAEAVDSCIARGVRVINHSMCWPNAGPLDGTGPICSIVDAAFAHGIVWVNAAGNHALRHYRAQFMDSDANGWHNFAEGGGIDEFNSLGVVNVGASVGVYLSWNDWWLSDQDYDLFLYYYDTGSGTWVPYDSSTTRQTGSQWPVENLSVVMDRSVEVAVRVRKTNASGSHELTLFTNYYTLEYRHQASSVLVPGDAASALTVGAVPASQWNSGPQAYYSSQGPTYDGRIKPDLMGPTSVSVYTGGGLFSGTSAAAPHVAGSAALLLSRYPGWGPVEVIARLEESVSHDFGEPGKDSVFGAGTVHNDELVPVQLLGLQAVQVGACARVHWETQSETENLGFEVYRAEDGHADRVKLTAELISGAGTTSERHTYTYDDAQVQIGRRYFYWVADVDFRGRRTMHGPVELTVSALPGGYALEQNSPNPFNPTTRITFSLPEEGHVTVKIYDVLGRSVKTLVAEHLRAGVHTVAWDGTDYLGTALPGGIYLCTMQVNSFSASRRMVLVR; encoded by the coding sequence ATGAGGTCGACTGCACGACAACTGGGGCTCGCGGGCGTGGTGCTGGTGTGGTTAGGAGCGCCGGCTCGGAATGCCGTCGCCGATGGGGGGCAACTCAAGGAGCAGGGGCAGCCATTGCTGGCCGGGCGTTTGCTGGAGGCTGTCCAACTCTCTTCGCGTGCTTCTTTGGAAGAAGTGGAGCGGTGGGCTCACCGGCATGGGCTTGAGCTGCAGAACGGTCGGTTTGTCGTGGTGGCGGAGTTCGACCGAAGCGCCCTGGACGTGAAGCCAATGCTTATGGGTTACGGTGCGGAGGTCATCAAGAGCCGGGGGCAGCACGCAAGAATCGCCGTTCCTCTGGACCAGTTGGGACGCCTGGCCGCGGAGGCGGGGTGGGTTCGTTCCCTCAGAGAGCCGCTGCGACCCCTGGAACTAGTGACCAGCGAAGGGGTGTCCTTGACCAACGCCGACGGTTACCATGCCAACGGCTGGACCGGTGCGGGCATTAGGGTGGCGGTCATCGACGCTGGTTTTGGCAGCCTCGCCGAGGCCATTGCCCACGGTGAGCTCCCAACCGACGTTCACGTGGATGACTTTACCGGCACCGACATTGGCGGGACCACGCACGGCACCATGGTGGCCGAGGTAGTCCATGACATGGCTCCGGAAAGTGAGCTCTACCTGATGAAGATCGGCGACGATCTGGATCTGGCGGAGGCGGTGGATTCCTGCATTGCCAGGGGGGTGCGAGTGATCAACCACTCCATGTGCTGGCCGAACGCCGGCCCTCTGGATGGCACCGGGCCCATCTGCAGCATTGTGGATGCGGCCTTTGCCCATGGAATCGTCTGGGTCAACGCCGCAGGCAACCATGCCCTTCGCCATTACCGCGCGCAGTTCATGGATAGCGACGCAAATGGCTGGCACAACTTTGCCGAAGGCGGCGGCATTGATGAGTTCAACAGCCTCGGGGTGGTCAACGTGGGAGCATCGGTCGGCGTCTACCTGTCATGGAACGATTGGTGGTTGTCCGACCAGGACTACGACCTTTTCCTCTACTACTATGACACGGGCAGTGGCACATGGGTGCCCTATGACTCATCGACAACCCGACAGACCGGGAGCCAGTGGCCGGTGGAGAACCTGTCGGTGGTCATGGACCGTTCCGTGGAGGTGGCCGTGCGAGTTCGCAAGACCAATGCCAGCGGGTCGCACGAGCTGACGCTGTTTACCAACTACTACACACTCGAATACCGTCATCAGGCGAGCAGCGTCTTGGTTCCCGGTGACGCGGCAAGTGCGCTGACAGTAGGGGCGGTTCCTGCCAGCCAGTGGAACAGTGGACCCCAGGCTTACTACAGCTCCCAGGGTCCCACCTACGATGGCCGCATCAAGCCTGACCTCATGGGGCCGACCAGCGTCTCGGTGTACACCGGTGGCGGGCTCTTCTCCGGTACCTCGGCGGCTGCACCTCACGTGGCTGGCTCAGCCGCGCTGCTACTCAGCCGTTATCCGGGATGGGGCCCAGTCGAGGTGATTGCCCGGTTGGAAGAATCGGTGTCTCACGACTTTGGCGAACCGGGCAAGGACAGTGTTTTTGGTGCTGGCACGGTGCATAACGACGAACTGGTGCCGGTGCAGTTGCTCGGTTTGCAGGCCGTCCAGGTGGGGGCTTGTGCTCGCGTGCATTGGGAGACGCAGAGCGAAACAGAGAACCTGGGCTTCGAGGTGTATCGAGCCGAGGACGGCCATGCCGACCGCGTCAAGTTGACCGCGGAACTCATTTCGGGCGCCGGGACAACCAGTGAGAGGCACACGTACACCTATGACGACGCGCAGGTGCAGATTGGACGCCGGTACTTCTACTGGGTGGCAGACGTAGACTTCCGTGGTCGGCGCACCATGCATGGTCCGGTCGAGCTGACTGTCAGTGCCTTGCCGGGTGGCTATGCGTTGGAGCAGAACAGTCCGAATCCGTTCAATCCCACCACCCGCATTACCTTTTCGCTGCCAGAGGAGGGCCACGTGACGGTCAAGATCTACGACGTGCTTGGACGCTCCGTGAAAACCTTAGTTGCGGAGCACTTGCGTGCCGGGGTCCATACCGTGGCCTGGGATGGGACTGACTACTTGGGAACGGCGCTGCCGGGCGGGATCTACCTCTGCACAATGCAGGTGAACTCTTTTTCCGCCTCGCGCAGGATGGTCCTGGTGCGTTGA